DNA from Limnohabitans sp.:
ACCATGGGCTTGTCGTACACCGGCATGAGCTGTTTGCTCACCGCCTGGGTCACGGGGTACAGGCGGGTGCCGGAGCCGCCTGCGAGGATGATGCCTTTGCGCTTGTTCATGGCTTATTTTAGGTGACCTCATCCGGCACCGAAAAATCATGCAGGCACAGACTGCTCTTATTCAAGATGCAAGACTATCGCACAGGCTCGAACGTCCGTGACGACTTGTGCTGGACCAGACCTAATCCGCCTGCGAAAATGCCTGAATGATGTCAAGCCCCAACGCCACATCCTCCTCGTCGACTTTCACCCCCCTGCAAAACGACAGCTTCTTGCGCGCCTGCCTGCGCCAAGCCACTGACCACACCCCCGTCTGGCTCATGCGCCAAGCCGGTCGCTATTTGCCCGAGTACTGCGCCACCCGCGCCAAAGCCGGCAGCTTCATGGGCCTGGCCACCAACGTGGACTTCGCCACCGAAGTGACCTTGCAGCCCCTGGACCGTTACCCGCTGGACGCGTCCATCCTGTTCAGCGACATCTTGACCGTGCCCGACGCCATGGGCCTGGGCTTGTCGTTTGCCCAGGGCGAAGGCCCCCGCTTTGCCAAAAACGTGCGCGACGAAGCCGCCGTGGCCGAGCTGGCCGTGCCCGACATGAACAAGCTGCGCTACGTCTTCGATGCCGTCACCAGCATCCGCAAAGCGCTGAACGGCCGCGTGCCCCTGATTGGCTTTTCCGGCAGCCCCTGGACGCTGGCGTGCTACATGGTCGAAGGCGCGGGCTCTGACGACTACCGTCACGTCAAAACCCTGATGTACAGCCGCCCGGATTTGATGCACCGCATTTTGGCCATCAACGCCGACGCCGTGGCCCTGTACCTGAACACCCAAATCGAAGCCGGTGCCCAAGCGGTCATGGTGTTTGACAGCTGGGGCGGCGTGCTGGCCGATGGGGCCTTTCAGCAGTTCAGCCTGGCCTACACGGCCCGCGTGCTGAGCCAGCTCAAAACCGAGCACAACGGCCAACGCATCCCCAGCATCGTCTTCACCAAGGGCGGCGGCCTGTGGCTGCCCGAGATGGCGGGTTTGAACTGCGATGTGCTGGGCCTGGACTGGACCATGAACCTGGGCCGCGCCCGCGCCCTGGTGGGTGGCCCTGTGGGTGGCCCCGGCAAAGCGCTGCAAGGCAACATCGACCCGAACATCCTCTTTGCACCGCCCGCGCAGATCGCCACCGAGGTGCACCGCGTGCTGGACAGCTTTGGCACGCCGCACACCGACCGCAGCACCACAGGCCCCACGCACATCTTCAACCTGGGCCACGGCATCAGCCAATTCACCCCGCCCGAGCATGTGACGGCGCTGGTCGAGGCGGTGCACAGCCATTCGAAGAAGTTACGGCACGGCTGAGCCACCTCTCATTGGACCCGCCAGGTCCGACCTATAGGGAATCACCACTGAACGGTGTGCTCGGTTTTGTGCAAGTTGGCCTTTGCCGGCACAGCAGCTCAGCGTCCGGTGATGTTCATCACCACGCCTTGTACGCCAATCATCACGCCGGCCAGTTCCACTTGCCAATCGTCTGGCTGCCTTTGGGCTGCGCCTGTTCTGGAAATACGCGCCACCAGCCGCACTTGCTGCAAGTCTGACAAATGAGGCGGTGCGCCCATGCCCATGCGGTCGCTCAAAGAGAACGTCACGGGCCATGCGCTGGGTGTACCGCGCCAAATCGCCACGGGGCGACGTGTGCCCTCTTCGGCCAGCGCGTACACGAACAAGGTCGCGCCGGATTCGATTTGGCTTTGCACCTGCGGCGAGACGCGCACCTCACCCTGAATAAGGGGGCGGCTGTTGCCGGATGCGTGCAAGCTGGCAGGCGTCGGCGTCTTCGGCGACGCCAGTGTTTCAGCCAGCACGGCTTGCCCACCCGCGGGTGGCGCGGCGACTGGCTTCATGTCGGTCAGTTGTGCCAAAGCTTGTTGCAGGCCTTGTGCAGCCTCACTGTCAGCAGGCACCAAAGCCAGCGCTTGCTGCCAATAGGTTTGCGCTGCTGCCTGCCGTTGCTCAGACAAGGCCGCGCTACCCGCCAACACCAGCGCGTTCAGGTGCTGAGGCTGCTCGCGCAACACGTTTTGAATCCATTGCCAGGGCTCCCCGGTGTAAGTGCCACCCTCGCTCAAGGCTTTCATTTGTGCGCGCTCAATCCACAGATCGGGCTCGGGCGACAAGGCCAGCACACGGGCCAGGGCTTGCTCGGCTTGGGGATGTGCATTTTGCGCGGCATGTAAACGTGCCAGGGTCAGCCAGGCGCGTGCGTCATCCGGCTTGGTTTGCGTGACCTGCTGCCACACCCGGGTTTGTTCGGCCAATTGTTCGGGCGTGGTGGCGCTGATTTGCACCCGCTGACTCAGGGGAACGGGCCACCAAGTTTGTGGCGCGCCCAGTTGCAGGTAACTTAAGCCGCTGAGGAGTGCCAAACCTGCCGCCAGCAAGCCCCAGCGCAGCGCACCAACAGCGGGCTGCCCCGCCCCGCGAGGCATGGCCATGGCCGCATCGTCCAGCACATGACGCATCAACTCGTCGCGGGCAGCCGCGTGTTGTGCGCGGCCCAGTCGGCCTTCGGCCAAAGCGCGGTCCAGATCGGCCAAGTGCTGCTGCTGGATGCGGCGATTGGCCAAGGCCTGCACATCCGCGCCATCGTCTGTGCCCGCAGCGGTCTGAGCTGCACCGGCTTGCTGCGTGAGCCCGCGCCACAAGAACCCTGAGGCCAGCGCACTTAAAAGCAACCAGCTCACCCCCAAACCCAGCCAAGGCGGCACATCAGACATCAGGACTCCAGCAATTGGCGAACGCGCTCGCGCTCGCCCTCGGTCAAGGACGCAGGCGCAACCGGCCCACGGCGCATCAAACGCAGGGCACCGGCCAAAGCCAGCAAAAGCAACACAAAGGGGCCAAACCAGAGCAACCAGGTGACGGGCTTGATCTCGGGTTTGTAGAGCACAAAGTCCCCGTAACGGCTGACCATGAAACTGCGGATGTCGGTGTCACTTTGGCCTTGTTCGATCAAGCTGCGCAGCTCACGGCGCAAATCCAGGGCCAGTTCGGCGTGCGAAGAAGCCAGCGTTTCGTTTTGGCACACCAGACAACGCAGCTCGGCCGCGATGCGGTCCCAGCGCGCTTTCACGGCGGGCGACATGGGCGATTCAGCCTGTGCGGTGATCACGGTTTGCACAGGTGGCAGGCCCGCAGGCGATGGCGAAGCCTGAGCCCATGCGCTCAAGCCCTGAGCCCCAAGACACACGAGCATCAAGCTGATTTTCAGGACAGCGCGCATCAAGGCAAACTCCGCAGCAAGGGCAGCAATTTGTGCTGCACCACATCGGGCGTCAAAGGCCCTGCGTGCTTGAAGCGCACCACGCCCGCACGGTCCACCAAATAGGTTTCGGGCAAACCATACACACCAAAGTCCATACCGACTCGACCATCCAGATCCAGCAAATTCACATCAAAGGCCTGCCCGTGTTTTTGCAGCCAGGCCTGGCTGCGCTCGGAGGCTTTTTGCACCGCGGGCGCACCCAACGGGTCCTGGCCGGCCAATTCCGAGGCCTGCAGTTCTTTGTAGTTGAGGCCCACCATCTGAAGTCCCGGCTGGCGCGACAGCGCCATCAAAATCGGGTGCTCTTCGCGGCAACCCGCGCACCAGGTCGCCCACAGATTGACCAGCGTGAGCTGCCCCTTGAATTGCACCACACCGAAAGTGTCTGAGCCGCCCACCACCGGCAAGCGGAAAGTGGGTGCAGGCTGACCGATCAGGGGTGAAGGAATCTCTTGCGGGTTACGCTGTAAACCCACGGCCAAAAAAGCCACCAAGCCCAAAAAAAGCGCCAGCGGCACCAACACCCAACGCGGCATGCGCTGAGCGGCGGGCCTGACAAAGGATCGCGCGCTCATGGCTCCACACCCAGGGCAGAACCTGTCCCAAGCAATGGCCGCTGGACATTGGCCCGGGCCTGTCGGTATCGCCGATCAAAAGCCGCCAGCCCACCGCCCACAACCATGAACACCGCGCCCAGCCAGATCCACGACACATAAGGCTTGTGGTACACCCGAAAACTCCATTGCGGCGGATCGCCTGCCAAAGGCTCACCCAAAGACACATAGCGGTCACGCCACAGATTACGGTCAATCGCCGCTTCGGTCATGGGCATGGCACTCGACACATAACGGCGTTTTTCGGGCTGCAAGGTGCCCACCATGCGCTCCCCCTCGAATAGCTTTAGGTTGGCCCGCAATGCCAAATAGTTGGGCCCAAGGTGATTGTCCACGCTGATCAACTGGTAGCGCACACCGGCCACCGTCACCGCATCACCCAGACCCAAACGCACATCGCGCTCCACTTCAAAAGACTTCACCCCCGTGATGCCCAGCACCAGCACCGCCACGCCCAGGTGCGCGCCATGCATGCCCCACCAGGCCAGGCCCGGCGAACCGGACAGGCGCAGGCGCTGCACGATTTGCCAGACGCCCGACAAAACAATCCAGCCGCCCAGCGTACCGCCCATCACCGTGAGCCAGCCGCCCGCAGTGGCGATGGGAGCGTCGGCGTCCTGTGGCGGACCGCCCCAACTGGCCCATGCACTGGCTGCCAGCAGCGCCAAGGCACCGGGTACCATCAATTGACGCAAAGCAGCCCAGCGCGCCACATGCCAAGGCACCACCGTTCCCGGCACCATGGCCAAGAGCAGCGGCACCATCAGCGGCACAAACACACGGTCAAAATATGGCGGCCCAACCGACAACTTGCCCAGGTTGAGTGCGTCGATGATCAGCGGATACAAGGTGCCCAGCAGCACCGCCGCCATGGCCACCACCAAAAGCACGCTGTTGAGCAGCAAAAACGATTCGCGCGAACCTGCCACCGGCTGCGAGGCATTGGCCCACTGCGGCGCACGCCAGGCAAACAAGGCCAATGACACGCCCACCACCACGGCCAAAAACAACAAGATGAAAATGCCCCGCCCAGGATCGGTGGCAAAGGCGTGCACCGAAGTCAACACCCCCGAGCGCACCAGGAAGGTACCCAGCAAACTGAGCGAAAACGCTCCAATGGCCAGCAGCACCGTCCAGGCCTTGAACTGCCCGCGCTTGTCGGTGACCATGAGGGAATGGATGAGCGCCGTGGCCACCAGCCAAGGCATGAGTGAAGCGTTTTCGACCGGGTCCCAAAACCACCAACCGCCCCAGCCCAGTTCGTAATACGCCCACCACGAACCCAAAGCGATGCCCAGAGTCAAAAAACCCCAGGCAGCCACCGTCCAGGGCCGCGCCCAACGTGCCCACGCAGCATCGAGCCGCCCGGACAGCAACGCCGCCACGGCAAAAGCAAACGCCACCGATAGCCCCACATAGCCCATGTAGAGCATGGGCGGATGAATCACCAGGCCCGGGTCCTGCAGCAAGGGCGTCAGGTCACGCCCTTCGACCGGGGCCGGAAACTGGCGTGCAAACGGATTGGACAAGGCCAAAATGAAGGCCAGAAAACCCACCGACACAGCGCCCATGACGCCCAGCACCTGCGCCACCAGGGCCTGCGGCAGGTGCCTGGAAAACGTGGCCACCGCCACCGACCACAGCGCCAGCATCAGCACCCACAGCAGCAACGAGCCTTCGTGCCCGGCCCAAATCGCCGACAAGCGATACGGCGCGGGCAGCAAGGTATTGGAATGATGGGCCACGTACACCACGCTGAAATCGTACACATAAAAAGCCTGCCAAAGCGCCAAAAAAGACAACACGATCAGGATCAATTGCAACTGCGCCAATGGCCTCGCCAGCCTTTGCCAGCTTGCGCGTCGTGTCGACAAACTACCCCACAGCGGCAGCACCGCTTGAGCCAAGGCGACCCAGGCCGCCATGATCAATGCCAGGAGACCCGCTTCAGGCCACATACCCAGCTCCGAACCATTCAGCGCAAGTCATCGCACCAACGCCGCGCCCGCACGGGCCTTGGCCGCTTCGTCCAGCGCGTGCTGGGCCTCAGGTGGCATGTAGTTTTCGTCATGCTTGGCCAGCACTTCGCTGGCCACGAACATCTGCCCCCCGTCCAGACGGCCCTGCGCCACCACGCCTTTGCCTTCCTTGAACAAGTCGGGCAGCAGGCCCACATAGCGCACCGGCACCTCGCGCAGCGTGTCGGTCACCACAAAGACCACAGCCATGCCGTCGCGCTGAATGCTGCCTGCCTTGACCAAGCCCCCAACCCGAAAATTCCCCTCCTTGGGCGCCTCGCCCGCAGCGACCTGGGTGGGCGTGAAGAAAAACACCAGATTGCTCTGAAAGGCGTTGAGCACAAAAAACAGCGCGCCGCACAAGAGCAAGAGGCCCAGTCCGATGCCCAACAATCGCTGGTGACGGTTTTTCATGAGTCAACTCCTGAGGACCATTTGGAAGGGGGTGAGCCGCCGGTTGACTGCGCCGCCGTCATGTCTTCGTCATCGGCGTCCATGGCCTCGCAAACAGCGTCCATCGCCTGCTGCCTGCCCACACGGGCCAGCCACACTTCCAGCACCAGCAAGGCCGCGCTCACGCCCATGCTGCCCCACACGTAAACACCGTAGCCGCCCATGGCCCAAAACTCGGAGGCACTCTGCCAGATCATGCAGCCCCCCTGGTCAAGCGATAGGTCAGCACCTCGGGCAATTGCTGTACCCAGCTGGCATGGCTCTCGCGCAACAGAATCAAACTGCGCACCCGCCACAGCGCGATGGCTGCCGCGTACAACCACATCGCCAGACTCATCAGCAGCATGCCCGTGAGCATCACGCTGGCCATGCGCGGCGACTGCGTGAACGAGACCGAAGCCCCCTGGTGCAAGGTGTTCCACCACTGCACCGAAAAATAAATGATGGGCACGTTCACAGCCCCGACCACAGCGACCAATGCACCGGCCTTGTCCGCGCGATGTGGCTCTTCAATCGCCGATGTCAGTGCGATGTAACCCAGGTACAAGAACAGCAAAATCAGCATCGAAGTCAGCCGCGCGTCCCACACCCAGTAGGTACCCCACATGGGCTTGCCCCACAAGGCCCCGGTCCAGAGCGACAAAAAGGCCAGTAAAGCCCCGGTGGGTGCCAGTGCGCGGGTCATCAGGCCCGACAAGCGGGTCTGGAACACCAAACCCAGCACGCTCCAGAACGCCATGGCCAAGTAAATCAGCATGGCCATCCAGGACACCGGCACATGGATGTAAATGATGCGGTAGGCCTGCCCCTGCTGCGCATCGGGTGGGGCCACCATGAAGCCCACCCATAAACCCGCCAGAGCCAGCACAGTGGCCAACAGCGCCAGCACAGGCCACAGGTGCCCCGCCAAGGGATAAAAATTTTGCGGTGCGGCGTAATGGAAGAGCTTCATGCCGGGACCTTCATTCCAGTGCCAGGCGCAAAGCCGCCGCACACGCCCAAGGGCTGAATGCTGCCGTGGCCAACAACAAAGCCAGCAACACCGACACATGGGCTTGCGCCCCCAGGCCTCGCAGTTGTGCATCGACCGCGCCAGCGCCAAACACCAGCACCGGCACATACAAAGGCAAGAGCAAGAGCGACTGCAGCACCCCTGCGCCGCGCACCCCCAAAGTGAGGGCTGCGCCAATCGCGCCCAACAAAGACAAGACCGGCGTGCCGACCAACAACGTCAAGGCCAGCATGGCCAACGCCTGTGGGTTCAGCCCGAACTGCATGCCCAAGAGCGGCGACAGCAGCACCAAAGGCAAACCCGACATCAACCAATGCGCAGCCACCTTGGCCGACACCAGCCAAGACAAGGGCGCAGCCGACAAGGCCATTTGCTCCAGGCTGCCGTCCAGGTGATCAGCCTCGAACAAGCGGCCCAGGCTCAGCATGCTGGCCAGCAAAGCTGCCACCCACAAAACGCCCGGCCCGATGGCTTGCAGCAAATCCGGCTCGGGGCCAATGGCCAGCGGAAACAAAGCGGCCACAAGCATGAAAAAAAACACCACCCCCAACCACTCGGCCTTGCGCCGCAAGGCCAGTCGCAGATCGCGCCGCAGCAAGCCCCACATGGCTTGCCAGGGGCTGGGCAACACCAAAGGCCTGCTCATGGCAGGAAGGGCCTGGCTGTTCATGCAGCGCGCCCCCCGCCATTCAACTGCAATCGCGCGCCCGGACCGCGCAACTGCACGTCGTGGTGGCTGGTCAGGACCAAGGCGCCGCCAGCGTCCACATGCGATTGCAACAGGTCACGGGCCGTGGCGGTGGCATCGGCGTCCAGACCCACCAAAGGCTCGTCCAGCACCCACAGCCGCGCCGGGCTGGTGCGCAAGCGGGCCAAGGCAACGCCTTGACGCTGGCCTTGCGAGAGCACGCGCACCGGCAAATGGGCTCGACTTTTGAGGCCTTGGGCCGTCAACGCCCACAAGGCTTGGTCGCGGCTGAGGGACAAACCACTGACCCGGGCGTCCAGGCACAGGTTCTCGCAAGCGGTCAAATCGGGTTTGAGTCCGAGGGCATGCCCGATGTAATGGAGCACCGTGCGATCGGGGCGATGCATGGATGCACCAGAAGTGGCCATACGGGCTTCGGAGTTCGCTGCGGGCCAGATCACCTGACCCCGTGCTGCCGGCGACAGCCCACACAGGATGCGCAGCAAACTGGTCTTGCCGCAGCCATTAGCGCCTTCAATGTGCAACCAAGCACCTGCTGGCACACCCAAGCTCACGCCCTCGAACAAGGTCCGCTGGGCCTTTTGGCAGGCCAGGTCCATCGCTTTGAGCACCCAAGACGCCATGACAGGGCTTTCTGGTCGGTTAAAGACAGAGCGAAGTGTAACGACAGATTGACACTTTGTGTACGTCAAAGGCCTGGATAACCGGGGCAAATCAGGGTAAGCCCTGAGTCAGTCGCCTGCCAAGGACCCGCTGCGACGCAAAAAAACCGCCCGAAGGCGGTTTTTTTGCGGATGCTACGAGCTGGCCTTGCCTGGCTTGGCGTTACCAAACTTGGCAAGAAGCCAGCATCAGCCCATGTGCAAACCACCGTTGACTGCAAAGTCGGCACCCGTGGTGTAACCACCATCTTCGCTGGCCATCCAGGCGATGATGGAGGCGATCTCGCTGGGCTTGCCCAAGCGCTTGACGGGTACGGTGGCCACGATCTTTTCCAGCACGTCAGGGCGGATGGCGTTGACCATGTCGGTGCCGATGTAACCAGGACTGACGGTGTTCACCGTCACGCCCTTGGTGGCCAGCTCTTGCGCCAGGGCCATCGAAAAACCGTGCATACCGGCTTTGGCAGCCGAGTAG
Protein-coding regions in this window:
- a CDS encoding redoxin family protein, whose translation is MSARSFVRPAAQRMPRWVLVPLALFLGLVAFLAVGLQRNPQEIPSPLIGQPAPTFRLPVVGGSDTFGVVQFKGQLTLVNLWATWCAGCREEHPILMALSRQPGLQMVGLNYKELQASELAGQDPLGAPAVQKASERSQAWLQKHGQAFDVNLLDLDGRVGMDFGVYGLPETYLVDRAGVVRFKHAGPLTPDVVQHKLLPLLRSLP
- the ccmC gene encoding heme ABC transporter permease CcmC; this translates as MKLFHYAAPQNFYPLAGHLWPVLALLATVLALAGLWVGFMVAPPDAQQGQAYRIIYIHVPVSWMAMLIYLAMAFWSVLGLVFQTRLSGLMTRALAPTGALLAFLSLWTGALWGKPMWGTYWVWDARLTSMLILLFLYLGYIALTSAIEEPHRADKAGALVAVVGAVNVPIIYFSVQWWNTLHQGASVSFTQSPRMASVMLTGMLLMSLAMWLYAAAIALWRVRSLILLRESHASWVQQLPEVLTYRLTRGAA
- the ccmE gene encoding cytochrome c maturation protein CcmE, with translation MKNRHQRLLGIGLGLLLLCGALFFVLNAFQSNLVFFFTPTQVAAGEAPKEGNFRVGGLVKAGSIQRDGMAVVFVVTDTLREVPVRYVGLLPDLFKEGKGVVAQGRLDGGQMFVASEVLAKHDENYMPPEAQHALDEAAKARAGAALVR
- a CDS encoding cytochrome c-type biogenesis protein, whose protein sequence is MRAVLKISLMLVCLGAQGLSAWAQASPSPAGLPPVQTVITAQAESPMSPAVKARWDRIAAELRCLVCQNETLASSHAELALDLRRELRSLIEQGQSDTDIRSFMVSRYGDFVLYKPEIKPVTWLLWFGPFVLLLLALAGALRLMRRGPVAPASLTEGERERVRQLLES
- the hemE gene encoding uroporphyrinogen decarboxylase, coding for MMSSPNATSSSSTFTPLQNDSFLRACLRQATDHTPVWLMRQAGRYLPEYCATRAKAGSFMGLATNVDFATEVTLQPLDRYPLDASILFSDILTVPDAMGLGLSFAQGEGPRFAKNVRDEAAVAELAVPDMNKLRYVFDAVTSIRKALNGRVPLIGFSGSPWTLACYMVEGAGSDDYRHVKTLMYSRPDLMHRILAINADAVALYLNTQIEAGAQAVMVFDSWGGVLADGAFQQFSLAYTARVLSQLKTEHNGQRIPSIVFTKGGGLWLPEMAGLNCDVLGLDWTMNLGRARALVGGPVGGPGKALQGNIDPNILFAPPAQIATEVHRVLDSFGTPHTDRSTTGPTHIFNLGHGISQFTPPEHVTALVEAVHSHSKKLRHG
- a CDS encoding heme lyase CcmF/NrfE family subunit, translating into MWPEAGLLALIMAAWVALAQAVLPLWGSLSTRRASWQRLARPLAQLQLILIVLSFLALWQAFYVYDFSVVYVAHHSNTLLPAPYRLSAIWAGHEGSLLLWVLMLALWSVAVATFSRHLPQALVAQVLGVMGAVSVGFLAFILALSNPFARQFPAPVEGRDLTPLLQDPGLVIHPPMLYMGYVGLSVAFAFAVAALLSGRLDAAWARWARPWTVAAWGFLTLGIALGSWWAYYELGWGGWWFWDPVENASLMPWLVATALIHSLMVTDKRGQFKAWTVLLAIGAFSLSLLGTFLVRSGVLTSVHAFATDPGRGIFILLFLAVVVGVSLALFAWRAPQWANASQPVAGSRESFLLLNSVLLVVAMAAVLLGTLYPLIIDALNLGKLSVGPPYFDRVFVPLMVPLLLAMVPGTVVPWHVARWAALRQLMVPGALALLAASAWASWGGPPQDADAPIATAGGWLTVMGGTLGGWIVLSGVWQIVQRLRLSGSPGLAWWGMHGAHLGVAVLVLGITGVKSFEVERDVRLGLGDAVTVAGVRYQLISVDNHLGPNYLALRANLKLFEGERMVGTLQPEKRRYVSSAMPMTEAAIDRNLWRDRYVSLGEPLAGDPPQWSFRVYHKPYVSWIWLGAVFMVVGGGLAAFDRRYRQARANVQRPLLGTGSALGVEP
- the ccmI gene encoding c-type cytochrome biogenesis protein CcmI, with the protein product MSDVPPWLGLGVSWLLLSALASGFLWRGLTQQAGAAQTAAGTDDGADVQALANRRIQQQHLADLDRALAEGRLGRAQHAAARDELMRHVLDDAAMAMPRGAGQPAVGALRWGLLAAGLALLSGLSYLQLGAPQTWWPVPLSQRVQISATTPEQLAEQTRVWQQVTQTKPDDARAWLTLARLHAAQNAHPQAEQALARVLALSPEPDLWIERAQMKALSEGGTYTGEPWQWIQNVLREQPQHLNALVLAGSAALSEQRQAAAQTYWQQALALVPADSEAAQGLQQALAQLTDMKPVAAPPAGGQAVLAETLASPKTPTPASLHASGNSRPLIQGEVRVSPQVQSQIESGATLFVYALAEEGTRRPVAIWRGTPSAWPVTFSLSDRMGMGAPPHLSDLQQVRLVARISRTGAAQRQPDDWQVELAGVMIGVQGVVMNITGR
- the ccmD gene encoding heme exporter protein CcmD, yielding MIWQSASEFWAMGGYGVYVWGSMGVSAALLVLEVWLARVGRQQAMDAVCEAMDADDEDMTAAQSTGGSPPSKWSSGVDS
- the ccmA gene encoding cytochrome c biogenesis heme-transporting ATPase CcmA, with protein sequence MASWVLKAMDLACQKAQRTLFEGVSLGVPAGAWLHIEGANGCGKTSLLRILCGLSPAARGQVIWPAANSEARMATSGASMHRPDRTVLHYIGHALGLKPDLTACENLCLDARVSGLSLSRDQALWALTAQGLKSRAHLPVRVLSQGQRQGVALARLRTSPARLWVLDEPLVGLDADATATARDLLQSHVDAGGALVLTSHHDVQLRGPGARLQLNGGGRAA
- the ccmB gene encoding heme exporter protein CcmB, whose amino-acid sequence is MSRPLVLPSPWQAMWGLLRRDLRLALRRKAEWLGVVFFFMLVAALFPLAIGPEPDLLQAIGPGVLWVAALLASMLSLGRLFEADHLDGSLEQMALSAAPLSWLVSAKVAAHWLMSGLPLVLLSPLLGMQFGLNPQALAMLALTLLVGTPVLSLLGAIGAALTLGVRGAGVLQSLLLLPLYVPVLVFGAGAVDAQLRGLGAQAHVSVLLALLLATAAFSPWACAAALRLALE